One stretch of Rhipicephalus sanguineus isolate Rsan-2018 chromosome 10, BIME_Rsan_1.4, whole genome shotgun sequence DNA includes these proteins:
- the LOC119406922 gene encoding uncharacterized protein LOC119406922: MAACGNVWFRLLVVGRRCMHQIPASLPAKRLLNSVTVSALQRCCTHEACMASRHLRLAPLCTQAAAQEERQDLCSLLDFDSESEYRAWRHDHKDLLLGVSDDRLTSACRWLLSKNLELKALRRHPAILKVSVITLQRRMAVIQSEKKSAELSSDAVLTLLSCPESLLATVSDNGGACVTLRARVQLLRQELLLSKRECLAMISRAPCLLSHEPELAQRKLAILKESGISKDALLKDPWVFRYSETLMAKRVELCRKQGVPVRTWLLRCPDSVLQRHLQLCRASRRALGTHPNTPDYLAERLHCTRLEELVRRHPRLLSIRPPKLKEVLDLLFKSGYTAEQVCQYPRVLSASASRLRLRLQRISTREAPLPSLYTLLLPEKVFERTCGRFFDDYPHKTAPSRPPECQMEE, from the exons ATGGCggcgtgcgggaatgtttggttTCGCTTACTTGTTGTGGGGCGTCGTTGCATGCATCAGATCCCGGCTTCGTTACCGGCGAAACGCTTGCTGAACTCAGTGACAGTCAGTGCTTTGCAACGGTGCTGCACGCACGAAGCCTGCATGGCCAGTCGTCACTTGAGGCTTGCGCCGCTATGCACTCAAGCGGCGGCGCAAGAGGAGCGTCAGGATTTGTGTTCACTACTGGACTTCGACAGCGAGTCCGAGTACCGGGCATGGAGGCACGATCACAAGGATCTTCTCCTCGGTGTATCGGATGACAGGCTGACCAGTGCGTGCCGCTGGCTGCTCAGCAAGAACTTGGAGCTCAAGGCGCTCAGAAGGCACCCCGCTATCCTGAAGGTCTCCGTCATCACCTTGCAACGTCGCATGGCCGTCATTCAGAGTGAG AAGAAAAGTGCCGAGCTGAGCTCCGACGCTGTGCTGACGCTGCTCTCCTGTCCCGAGTCCCTGCTAGCTACTGTCTCGGACAATGGGGGCGCCTGCGTAACCTTGCGGGCACGAGTGCAACTGCTGCGCCAGGAACTGCTCCTGTCTAAGCGGGAGTGCTTGGCCATGATAAGCCGGGCGCCATGCTTGCTGAGCCACGAGCCTGAGCTTGCCCAGCGCAAGCTGGCGATTCTTAAGGAGAGCGGCATTTCCAAAGACGCCTTGCTCAAG GACCCGTGGGTGTTCCGTTACAGCGAGACGCTGATGGCAAAGCGGGTGGAGCTGTGCCGAAAACAGGGCGTCCCAGTTCGCACGTGGCTGCTACGCTGCCCCGACAGTGTTCTTCAGCGTCACCTGCAGCTGTGCCGAGCATCCAGGAGGGCACTCGGTACGCACCCAAACACACCCGACTATCTTGCTGAGAGGCTACACTGCACACGCTTGGAAGAACTGGTGCGGCGCCATCCACGCCTGCTCAGCATACGGCCACCCAAGCTCAAGGAG GTGCTGGATCTTCTGTTCAAGAGTGGCTACACCGCCGAGCAGGTGTGCCAGTACCCACGCGTGCTGAGTGCGAGCGCCAGCAGGTTGCGGCTGCGGCTGCAGCGGATATCAACGCGCGAGGCGCCGCTGCCGTCACTCTACACGCTCCTGCTGCCCGAGAAGGTCTTCGAGCGCACCTGTGGAAGATTCTTCGACGACTACCCCCACAAGACTGCCCCATCGCGACCGCCCGAATGCCAAATGGAagaataa